From a single Hymenobacter sp. YIM 151500-1 genomic region:
- the folP gene encoding dihydropteroate synthase gives MALQDTCFSPRQTLRCPRGRVLDLRRPQVMGILNLTPDSFYQGSRVGSPDDLLRRAEAMLTAGAAVLDLGGYSSRPGAEHISVDEEKRRLLPAVAALRQAFPQAFLSVDTFRASVAAEAIAAGADILNDISGGQLDEDLLPTAGRLQVPYILMHLRGTPHTMTQHTHYDGDLVLELTRYFVQKLQELRRHGVTDVVLDPGFGFAKTPAQGHELLRRLPEFGVLGLPVLVGLSRKSMVYKPLGLSPEAALPGTISVQALAVLNGARLLRVHDVAEAVQTIRLVATTFPALVAS, from the coding sequence ATGGCCCTGCAAGATACGTGCTTTTCGCCGAGGCAAACCCTGCGCTGCCCGCGCGGGCGGGTGCTGGATTTGCGCCGTCCGCAGGTCATGGGCATCCTCAATCTGACCCCCGATTCCTTCTACCAGGGCAGCCGCGTGGGCTCCCCCGACGACCTGTTGCGCCGGGCCGAAGCCATGCTCACGGCCGGGGCCGCCGTGCTCGACCTGGGTGGCTACTCCTCCCGCCCCGGCGCCGAGCACATTTCCGTGGATGAAGAAAAGCGCCGCCTGCTGCCGGCCGTAGCGGCCCTGCGCCAGGCGTTTCCGCAGGCCTTTCTGTCCGTGGACACCTTCCGGGCCAGCGTGGCCGCCGAGGCCATAGCCGCCGGCGCCGACATCCTCAACGACATCAGTGGCGGACAGCTCGATGAGGACCTGCTGCCCACGGCCGGCCGCTTGCAGGTGCCCTACATCCTGATGCACCTGCGCGGCACGCCCCACACCATGACCCAGCACACCCACTACGACGGCGACCTGGTGCTGGAGCTGACCCGCTACTTTGTGCAGAAGCTCCAGGAGCTGCGCCGCCACGGCGTGACGGACGTGGTGCTGGACCCCGGCTTCGGCTTCGCCAAAACGCCCGCCCAGGGCCACGAGCTGCTGCGGCGCCTGCCCGAGTTCGGGGTGCTGGGGCTGCCCGTGCTGGTGGGCCTCTCGCGCAAAAGCATGGTGTATAAGCCCCTGGGCCTCTCGCCCGAGGCTGCCCTGCCCGGTACCATCAGCGTGCAGGCCCTGGCCGTGCTCAACGGGGCCCGCCTGCTGCGCGTACACGACGTTGCCGAAGCCGTGCAAACCATCCGGCTCGTGGCTACTACCTTCCCCGCTCTTGTTGCTTCCTGA
- a CDS encoding DUF1599 domain-containing protein: MENQTQHEYDQVIARCRELFLAKTHDYGTAWRILRLPSVTDQIYIKAQRIRSIQEKGTQLVADGVEEEFVAIVNYCVIALMQLALPPDAPLDLDPAAVAQAYDAQIEENRRLLFAKNHDYGEAWRQMRIESITDIILMKLHRTKQIEDLGGRTRVSEGVEANYRDMLNYAVFVLIKMSPTPTPLPHPLAPSPSERGNKL; encoded by the coding sequence TTGGAGAATCAAACCCAGCACGAATACGACCAGGTAATTGCCCGCTGCCGGGAACTGTTTCTGGCCAAAACCCACGATTACGGCACGGCCTGGCGCATTCTGCGGCTACCCTCGGTAACGGACCAGATTTACATCAAGGCCCAGCGTATCCGCAGTATTCAGGAAAAAGGCACCCAACTGGTAGCCGACGGGGTAGAGGAGGAGTTTGTGGCCATCGTCAACTACTGCGTCATTGCCCTCATGCAGCTCGCCCTGCCCCCCGATGCACCCCTGGACCTGGACCCCGCCGCTGTGGCCCAGGCCTACGACGCGCAGATCGAAGAGAACCGCCGCCTGCTCTTTGCCAAAAACCACGACTACGGCGAGGCCTGGCGGCAGATGCGCATTGAAAGCATTACCGACATCATCCTGATGAAGCTGCACCGCACCAAGCAGATTGAGGACCTGGGCGGCCGTACCCGCGTATCGGAAGGCGTAGAGGCCAACTACCGCGACATGCTGAACTATGCCGTATTTGTGTTGATTAAGATGAGCCCCACCCCAACCCCGCTGCCTCACCCCCTAGCCCCCTCTCCTTCAGAGAGGGGGAACAAGCTCTAG
- a CDS encoding BT_3928 family protein, whose amino-acid sequence MRLFTRICWLLLGAVFIFSGLVKLNDPVGTALKLEEYFEVFSTDFGSFFRVFLPHTRTLSIILSSLEVILGVALLLRWMLRQTLWVLLALLVFFGFLTFYSAAFNKVTDCGCFGDFIKLTPWQSFSKDLVLLALWAVVFLNQRYLRRTFARGTMGVMLITLASAVAIGIGVRALGHLPYFDFLPYKVGNDIGKLMQPQEQARYEYVLERNGQTQTFTTYPTDTTWKYKSMQLLNPEAARPVITDFAIFDTEGQNHTQEVLSGNKLLLIVQSTDKADRDRFTQINQLLQAAAKSRKQITPLIITSSSPQEFDAFRHDVNLPGTFYFADATVLKSMIRSNPGFILLQNGVVRGKYHYHDIPDAGDLEKLL is encoded by the coding sequence ATGAGACTATTCACCCGTATTTGCTGGTTGCTGCTGGGCGCCGTGTTTATTTTCTCGGGCCTGGTGAAGCTGAACGACCCGGTGGGCACCGCCCTCAAGCTGGAGGAGTACTTTGAGGTGTTCAGTACCGATTTTGGGTCGTTTTTCCGGGTGTTTCTGCCCCACACCCGCACGCTTAGCATCATCCTCAGCTCCCTGGAGGTTATTCTGGGCGTGGCCCTGCTCCTGCGCTGGATGTTGCGCCAGACGCTGTGGGTGCTGCTGGCCCTGCTGGTGTTTTTCGGCTTTCTGACGTTCTACTCGGCCGCTTTCAACAAGGTGACGGACTGCGGCTGCTTCGGCGACTTTATCAAGCTCACGCCCTGGCAGTCGTTCAGCAAGGACCTGGTGCTGCTGGCCTTGTGGGCGGTGGTGTTCCTGAATCAGCGCTACCTGCGCCGGACCTTTGCCCGCGGCACTATGGGCGTGATGCTCATTACGCTGGCTTCGGCCGTGGCCATTGGCATCGGGGTGCGGGCGTTAGGGCACTTGCCCTACTTCGATTTTCTGCCTTACAAAGTCGGCAACGACATCGGCAAGCTGATGCAGCCCCAGGAGCAGGCCCGCTACGAGTACGTGCTGGAGCGTAACGGCCAGACCCAGACCTTCACCACCTATCCCACCGATACCACCTGGAAGTACAAGAGCATGCAGCTGCTCAACCCCGAAGCGGCCCGCCCCGTCATCACCGACTTTGCCATCTTCGACACCGAGGGCCAGAACCACACCCAGGAAGTGCTGAGCGGCAACAAGCTGCTGCTCATCGTGCAGAGCACCGACAAAGCCGACCGGGACCGGTTTACGCAGATCAACCAGCTGCTGCAAGCCGCCGCAAAGTCGCGCAAGCAGATTACGCCCCTCATCATCACCAGCAGCAGCCCCCAGGAGTTCGACGCCTTCCGCCACGACGTGAACCTGCCCGGCACCTTCTACTTCGCCGACGCTACCGTGCTCAAGTCCATGATTCGCTCCAATCCCGGCTTCATCCTGCTGCAAAACGGCGTGGTACGCGGCAAATACCACTACCACGACATTCCCGACGCCGGGGACCTGGAAAAGCTGCTGTAA
- a CDS encoding ABC transporter permease, with amino-acid sequence MLSFLLRRLSQGVLVLVGVALTVFFLFNVLPGDPVALLAGQRSDAATRAAIAQDLGLDQPLPRQLLGYLNDVSPVGVHPRDSAGVAKYGGVALLPLGKQQAVVLKKPYLRRSFQSNKEVLSILLDHFTGTLWLAVAAMLLAAVAGITLGVVAALKPHSWLDRLLVSTSVLGISVPSFVAAILIAMTFGFYWSHWTGLNLTGQLYETDPFTGRHLVLRNLLLPAFALGIRPLAVIVQLTRSSMLDVMSQDYIRTARAKGLSGWRTVIGHALKNALNPVITAVSGWLASLMAGAFFIEYIFNWKGLGTVTLRAVENLDFPVVMGATIFIAAIFVLVNIVVDVLYAVLDPRVKLG; translated from the coding sequence ATGCTAAGCTTTCTGCTGCGGCGCCTGAGCCAGGGCGTGCTGGTGCTGGTGGGGGTGGCCCTCACGGTGTTCTTCCTGTTCAATGTGCTGCCCGGCGACCCGGTGGCCCTGCTGGCTGGCCAACGCTCGGACGCCGCCACCCGCGCCGCCATTGCCCAGGACCTGGGCCTCGACCAGCCCCTGCCCCGGCAGCTGCTGGGCTACCTCAACGACGTGTCGCCGGTGGGCGTGCACCCGCGCGACTCGGCTGGGGTGGCCAAGTACGGCGGCGTGGCGCTGCTGCCCTTGGGCAAGCAGCAGGCCGTGGTGCTGAAGAAACCGTATTTGCGCCGCTCGTTTCAGAGCAACAAAGAGGTGCTGAGCATTTTGCTGGACCACTTCACGGGCACGCTGTGGCTGGCGGTGGCGGCTATGCTGCTGGCGGCCGTGGCGGGCATTACGCTGGGCGTGGTAGCTGCCCTGAAGCCCCATTCCTGGCTCGACAGGCTGCTGGTGTCCACGTCGGTGCTGGGTATCTCGGTGCCGAGCTTTGTGGCGGCCATCCTTATTGCCATGACCTTCGGGTTCTACTGGAGCCACTGGACCGGCCTCAACCTCACCGGCCAGCTCTACGAAACCGACCCCTTCACGGGCCGCCACCTCGTGCTGCGCAACCTGCTGCTGCCCGCCTTTGCCCTGGGCATCCGGCCGCTGGCCGTCATTGTGCAGCTCACCCGCTCCTCCATGCTCGACGTGATGAGCCAGGACTATATCCGCACGGCGCGGGCCAAAGGCTTGTCGGGGTGGCGCACGGTAATTGGCCATGCCTTGAAAAACGCCCTGAATCCGGTTATTACCGCCGTGTCGGGCTGGCTGGCTTCACTGATGGCGGGGGCTTTCTTCATCGAGTACATCTTCAACTGGAAGGGCCTGGGCACGGTCACGCTCCGCGCCGTTGAAAACCTGGACTTCCCGGTCGTGATGGGTGCCACCATCTTTATTGCCGCCATCTTCGTGCTGGTCAACATCGTGGTAGACGTGCTCTACGCCGTGCTGGACCCGCGGGTGAAGCTGGGGTGA
- a CDS encoding saccharopine dehydrogenase family protein has translation MNNFLLYGATGYTGELLAREAARRGLRPVLAGRNAARVEALAQELGLEFRVFALEDTSRLDDALRDVAVVLHCAGPFSLTAAPMVAACLRTGTHYLDITGEISVFEDLARQHEAATTAGILLLPGVGFDVVPSDCLARHLKERLPTATHLTLAFQALGPGGVSHGTQATMLLNAGSGGAVRRQGRIVPVPAAWKTRPIDFGAGPILATTIPWGDVSTAFYSTQIPNIEVYTVLPARVRRMLRLSRYLGPVLRSGPVQRYLLSRLAPGGPSATRRAQARTALYGEATDDQGRRVAARLSAPEGYTLTVLTALLITEKVLAGHWKPGFRTPASAYGAELILEVEGVRREDVE, from the coding sequence ATGAACAACTTTCTGCTGTACGGCGCCACGGGCTACACGGGCGAGCTGCTGGCCCGCGAAGCCGCCCGGCGGGGGCTGCGGCCGGTGCTGGCGGGCCGCAACGCCGCCCGAGTGGAGGCGCTGGCCCAGGAGCTGGGGCTGGAGTTCCGGGTTTTCGCCCTCGAAGATACAAGCCGCCTCGACGATGCCCTCCGCGACGTGGCCGTGGTGCTGCATTGCGCCGGCCCGTTTTCCCTTACGGCTGCGCCCATGGTGGCCGCCTGCCTGCGCACCGGCACCCACTACCTCGACATCACCGGCGAAATCAGCGTGTTCGAGGACCTGGCCCGCCAGCACGAGGCGGCCACTACAGCGGGCATCCTGCTGCTACCCGGCGTAGGCTTCGACGTGGTGCCTTCCGACTGCCTGGCCCGTCACCTCAAGGAACGCCTGCCCACGGCCACTCACCTCACCCTAGCCTTTCAGGCCCTGGGGCCGGGTGGCGTGTCGCATGGCACCCAGGCCACCATGCTGCTGAACGCGGGCAGCGGCGGGGCCGTGCGCCGCCAGGGCCGCATCGTGCCCGTGCCGGCCGCCTGGAAAACCCGGCCCATCGACTTCGGCGCGGGCCCCATTCTCGCAACCACTATTCCCTGGGGTGATGTCTCGACGGCTTTTTACTCCACCCAGATTCCCAACATCGAAGTATACACCGTGCTGCCAGCCCGCGTCCGGCGGATGCTGCGCCTGAGCCGCTACCTGGGCCCCGTCCTGCGTAGCGGCCCCGTGCAACGGTATCTGCTGAGCCGCCTGGCTCCCGGCGGCCCCTCCGCCACCCGGCGCGCCCAGGCCCGCACCGCCCTCTACGGCGAAGCCACCGACGACCAGGGCCGGCGCGTCGCCGCCCGCCTCTCCGCTCCTGAAGGCTACACGCTCACCGTCCTCACCGCCCTGCTCATCACCGAGAAAGTACTGGCCGGCCACTGGAAACCCGGTTTCCGCACGCCGGCCAGTGCGTATGGGGCTGAGTTGATTTTGGAAGTAGAAGGCGTGCGACGGGAAGACGTGGAATGA
- a CDS encoding shikimate kinase: MIKLYLIGMPGAGKTTLGRALAVSYQVPFVDLDEEIVRREQRSVAELFAQQGEEYFREREAAVLREVVAAYPALVLATGGGTPCFEHNLEVLLETGLTLYVAVPVPELTRRLLQAAASRPLLAAAPDAAALQARLEETLAARQQFYERAPLRCAAPTCSVETVRQLVARYQASA; the protein is encoded by the coding sequence GTGATTAAGCTGTACTTGATTGGTATGCCTGGCGCGGGCAAAACCACACTGGGCCGGGCACTGGCCGTGAGCTACCAGGTGCCGTTCGTGGACCTGGACGAGGAAATCGTGCGGCGGGAGCAGCGCAGCGTGGCCGAGCTGTTTGCCCAGCAGGGCGAGGAATACTTTCGGGAGCGGGAGGCGGCCGTGCTGCGGGAAGTGGTAGCGGCGTACCCGGCCCTGGTGCTGGCTACCGGCGGCGGCACGCCCTGCTTCGAGCACAATCTAGAGGTGCTGCTCGAAACGGGCCTGACCTTGTACGTGGCCGTGCCCGTGCCGGAGCTAACGCGCCGCCTTCTTCAAGCCGCCGCCAGCCGCCCCCTGCTGGCCGCTGCTCCCGATGCGGCCGCCCTGCAAGCCCGCCTGGAAGAAACCTTAGCTGCCCGCCAGCAGTTTTATGAGCGGGCTCCGCTGCGCTGCGCTGCGCCCACCTGCTCGGTCGAAACGGTTCGGCAGCTGGTTGCGCGCTACCAGGCCAGCGCCTGA
- a CDS encoding sterol desaturase family protein has product MKMTSEAPAPEVTVTPIKTPDAVKPKHKGSARLFQNPVLERLSHTHIALPVSIFLLTAAVSLYYGVTNGFIAGLSGFGLFLLGWFMFTFVEYVVHRYVYHIPATTPGRAKFQYTMHGVHHEFPKDKTRLAMPPIITVFVASLLFFIFRFAFGSYAFGILSGFTFGYALYLFVHYAIHAYAPPKNFLKVWWHHHAQHHYRQDEIAFGVSTTIWDHIIGTMPSKGK; this is encoded by the coding sequence ATGAAAATGACTTCTGAAGCTCCCGCGCCCGAAGTAACCGTAACGCCCATAAAAACACCCGACGCCGTGAAGCCCAAGCATAAGGGCTCGGCCCGCTTGTTTCAGAATCCTGTGCTGGAGCGCCTCTCGCACACCCACATTGCGCTGCCGGTTTCTATCTTCTTACTTACGGCGGCCGTGAGCCTGTATTATGGCGTTACCAACGGCTTTATCGCCGGGCTATCAGGATTTGGGTTGTTTCTGCTGGGCTGGTTTATGTTCACGTTTGTGGAGTACGTGGTGCACCGCTACGTCTACCACATTCCGGCCACTACGCCGGGCCGGGCCAAGTTCCAGTACACCATGCACGGCGTCCACCACGAGTTTCCGAAAGACAAAACCCGCCTGGCCATGCCGCCCATCATTACGGTGTTCGTGGCCTCGCTACTGTTTTTCATCTTCCGCTTCGCGTTTGGGTCGTATGCTTTCGGGATTCTGTCCGGCTTCACGTTTGGCTACGCGCTGTACCTGTTTGTGCACTACGCCATTCATGCCTACGCCCCGCCCAAAAACTTCCTGAAAGTGTGGTGGCATCACCACGCCCAACACCACTACCGTCAAGACGAAATTGCCTTTGGCGTTAGCACCACCATCTGGGACCATATCATCGGTACCATGCCCAGCAAGGGGAAGTAG
- a CDS encoding PAS domain-containing protein, with product MSASALFSENSSALLKMAVEATGMGVWEMDVSTGQINWSERCNELFFLPPGTHITYRDFLDTLHAEDWQRTDVLVRRAFTPESGGRYHTQYRVVDRQNPTAVRWIEATGLAYFNHLGQATHFVGTVTDVTAQQQEESEFRFMADTVPDFVWTARPDGQLDYYNQRFFEYTGLPEQDPATIDWLRLLHPDDQPLIAAAWAESVATGQPYEIEFRLLSHDEQYRWLLARARCRRGAEGQIIRWYGATVDIEEQKQAEQTLRHSQQRYELAALATDDAIWDWNLVSNAVQWNAAIHRVFGYAEDAVAETSQWWYDHLHPDDAERVVHGIHEAIDGGQASWQDEYRYRRADGTYAHVLDRGYIGRDAQGRAQRMIGAMQDITAQHQAQLALRQSENRFRRLAEATPMIVWEADAEGNTTYLSPHWEKFTTTAEGMGLGWQEFVHPADQQPFLAAWQEALRTGQPFGHEVRLRVAATGEYRWILDQAVPVRDAAGTILQWVGAATDITEQKQLQEQLERSYSDLEAKVAFRNFELEQQVRELRQQLGTAGG from the coding sequence ATGTCGGCTTCTGCCTTGTTTTCGGAAAACTCCTCTGCCCTACTGAAAATGGCCGTTGAGGCCACTGGTATGGGCGTGTGGGAAATGGATGTTTCCACCGGTCAGATCAACTGGTCGGAACGCTGCAACGAACTGTTCTTCCTGCCCCCCGGCACGCACATCACCTACCGCGACTTTCTGGACACGCTGCACGCCGAAGACTGGCAACGCACCGACGTGCTGGTGCGGCGGGCGTTTACGCCCGAAAGCGGGGGCCGCTACCACACCCAGTACCGCGTAGTGGACCGGCAAAACCCCACGGCGGTGCGCTGGATTGAAGCCACCGGACTGGCCTACTTCAACCACCTGGGGCAGGCCACGCACTTTGTGGGCACCGTCACGGACGTAACGGCTCAGCAGCAGGAGGAGTCGGAGTTCCGGTTTATGGCCGACACCGTGCCCGATTTTGTGTGGACGGCCCGGCCCGACGGCCAGCTCGACTACTACAACCAGCGCTTCTTTGAGTACACCGGCCTGCCCGAGCAAGACCCCGCTACCATCGACTGGCTGCGCCTGCTGCACCCCGACGACCAGCCCCTCATTGCCGCGGCCTGGGCCGAGAGCGTAGCTACCGGCCAGCCCTACGAAATCGAGTTCCGGCTGCTGAGCCACGATGAGCAGTACCGCTGGCTGCTGGCCAGGGCCCGCTGCCGCCGCGGCGCCGAGGGCCAGATCATCCGCTGGTACGGTGCCACCGTCGATATCGAAGAGCAGAAACAGGCCGAGCAGACCTTGCGCCACAGCCAGCAGCGCTACGAGCTGGCCGCGTTGGCCACCGACGATGCCATCTGGGACTGGAACCTGGTGAGCAATGCTGTGCAGTGGAACGCAGCCATTCACCGCGTGTTCGGCTACGCCGAAGACGCCGTGGCCGAAACCTCGCAGTGGTGGTACGACCACCTCCACCCCGACGATGCCGAGCGGGTGGTGCACGGCATCCACGAGGCCATTGATGGGGGGCAGGCCAGCTGGCAGGACGAGTACCGCTACCGCCGCGCCGATGGCACGTATGCCCACGTGCTCGACCGCGGCTACATCGGGCGCGACGCCCAGGGCCGGGCCCAGCGCATGATCGGGGCCATGCAGGACATTACGGCCCAGCACCAGGCCCAGCTGGCTCTGCGCCAAAGCGAGAACCGCTTCCGCCGCCTGGCCGAGGCCACGCCCATGATTGTGTGGGAAGCCGATGCCGAGGGCAACACCACCTACCTGAGTCCGCACTGGGAGAAATTTACCACTACAGCCGAGGGGATGGGACTGGGCTGGCAGGAGTTCGTGCACCCCGCCGACCAGCAGCCTTTTCTGGCGGCCTGGCAGGAGGCGCTGCGCACGGGGCAACCGTTCGGCCACGAAGTGCGCCTGCGCGTGGCCGCCACCGGGGAGTACCGCTGGATTCTTGACCAGGCCGTGCCCGTGCGCGACGCGGCCGGCACCATCCTGCAATGGGTGGGCGCCGCCACCGACATCACCGAGCAGAAGCAGCTTCAGGAGCAGCTGGAGCGGTCCTACTCCGACCTGGAAGCCAAAGTAGCCTTCCGCAACTTCGAGCTGGAGCAGCAGGTGCGGGAGCTACGCCAGCAGCTGGGCACGGCCGGGGGCTAG